TCCAGATTGAGTGTCTGTTGATCGGGCTGACTTATCGACTGATTGCCGCTGATACGGACTCCAGCTTCGATGGCGGCCTGTTCCAGCGCATCGGCAATGGCAAGCTGCCTTGCCTGATCACGGGTACCAACATCCAGTGCGGCCATACCGGTGGCCGTAATGGTGTTGGCTTGTGTTGGTTGACAAATCAACAAGCAGGCAGTGGACAACAGGCCAGAAAGGCCAAACGGCACTGGAATCTTCATTCGGTGCGACTTCCCGTTACGTGCCTTGACTGGGCACCCATTAGCCGTCGGGGCCAGAATCAGTCGGCGAAATAGAAGTTGCGATTATAAGCCGGCTGATTGGCAGTCAGTTGAATCGTTGTGATGGGTGTGCCGATAGCAGGAACTGAGGCTTTGGTGACGGTGCTCTGAGCGGTGGGGCGTAGTGCTGAAACCGGCAGATTCTGGCCTGCAACCGGGGTTGTCACCGGTATACGCCAGAAATCACTCGGCAACTCTACCTCCACCTCTGTTTCATAGCTGCCCTCTGCCATCGGCGTTACGCTGACAATGCGTGCGCCCCGCAAAAAGCCATCCAGGTAGATACGGAAACTGTCGTTCTGGGCGATCAGTGCCGCCACGGTGGTGTTGCCTTTGATGCGCACGCCATAGATCTGCTCAGCCAGTGTCCGGTAGGCATCCAACTTGGCGGCACGCATTGCCAGTAACCGTTTCTGACCTGCCGTGTAGCCCTCGAATGCGCTCATCGTTCCATAGCCGGTTGCGCTGAAACGCAAAGGCTTGTCCTCGATTCTGGTTGATGACCCGAGCCGGAAGCTGCCACAACCGGCCAGGGTGGTCAGGGCGATCAGCATGATGAGGGGTTTCAGGAAAGTGGGCATGGCGAACTCCTTCAAAACAGCGGCTGCCTTGATAAGGTTGGCAACATGAAAATCGATCCGATTGCAGTGATGGTTGGCGGTAACGGGCCGCCCTGCAAGGCCTGCAGTCCAGGCTGATCTCTTCATCGACTGCATACTGAAAATCTTGAGTGAAGTTGGCAGGTAAGCGCTCTTTATTTATAGGTGATTGTCCGGGTTGATCCGGTGTTTCCCGTACGGTATGCCCCGTCGTTAATGTGCCACTTTGCAAACCTTCGCTATCTCTTTCATTCATAAGACTTTTCGGTTTTGGTATATTTGCCGTAAGTATTTGTTGTGAAAAGAGAAAATGGTCTGAATCAAATTGACCGTGCTCATTTTTTCATCTATAGTGGGAGAAAGTGGGGGAAAGTGGAGCAAAGTGGGTTACTTTCCCTGAAAGGTGGTGTCCGGTGGTTGGTTTGGCGGGGTACAGAAAGTAGCCTGCCGCACACGAAGGATCATGCATGTTCAGTGGCGTTTCCACGCTCAGTCTCGACGATAAGGGTCGTCTCTCGGTGCCAGCCAGGCACCGTGATGCTCTCATGTCGATGTGCGCGGGCCGCCTGGTGCTGACCTTGTCGCCGGATGGTTGCCTGCTGGTGTATCCGGAGGCCAATTGGCTGCCGGTACGGGATCAGATGATGCAGCTGACCGGTTCACGGGTGGCAATCGCCCGCATGGTGCTGGGGTTTGCTGAAGAAGTCGAAATGGATAAAGCCGGTCGGGTGTCGGTCAGCCGTACGCTGCGTGATAAGGCCCGGTTGGATAAGGATGTGTCGTTGGTGGGTATGGGTAAGAAGTTTGAATTGTGGGATGCGGCGAAATTTGATGAATTGACCCAGGCCACCATGGATATCCCGGCTGATGAGCTGGCCGTGCAGATGGAAGGTATCTCCTTGTGACCGATGCGAATGGATTTGTCCATCGCACGGTGTTGTTGCAAGAAGCCGTCGATGCATTGGCAATCAAGCCGGATGGTATCTATGTGGATGGAACGTTCGGGCGAGGTGGGCATAGCCGCCTGATTCTGTCGCGGTTGGGGCCCAATGGCCGCCTGATCTCGTTTGACAAGGATCTGCAGGCGATTGCCGAAGCGCACACGATTGACGATACGCGCTTCACCATTGTGCATAACGGTTTTACGCATCTGGAACGTGAACTGGCGCAGTTGGGTATCGAGGTTGTGGATGGTGTCCTGCTCGATTTGGGTATCAGCTCGCCACAGGTTGATGATGGGTCGCGTGGCTTCAGTTTTCGTTTTGATGCGCCACTGGATATGCGGATGGATACGACCCGCGGGGTGACGGCAGCTGAATGGTTGGCCACGGCGCCGGAACAAGAAATTTACAGAGTAATCAAAGAATATGGCGAAGAGCGGTTTGCTAAACAGATTGCAAGAAAGATTGTTGCGGTTCGAACGGAGCGGGCAATTACCACCACCCGGCAGCTTGCCGAGGTCGTGGCGAGCTGCGTCCGGAGCCGCGAGCCGGGTCAGGATCCGTCGACGCGAAGCTTTCAAGCTATACGGATTCACGTCAATCAGGAGCTTGAGGAGCTTTCGCTAGTTCTGCCTCAGGCGATGCGCTTGCTGCGAGCGGGAGGGCGTATGTCGGTGATCAGCTTCCATTCTTTGGAAGACCGCATCGTCAAGCGGTTCATGAAGGACGCCGCCAACGAAGACGACATGCCAAGCCGCTTGCCGATTCGTGCCGCTGACCTGAAAAAACCACCTATGCACATTATCGGCAAACCAATTCGCCCCAGCGAGGACGAGGTCAAGGCCAATTCCCGTGCTCGTAGCGCAATTCTGCGTGTGGCAGAACGGACGGAGAGCCCATTGTGACCCGCCTCAATCTGCTATTGCTGGCTGTCTTGATTGCCTGTGCGTTGAGTGTGGTGACCTCGCAGCACAAGGCACGCAAGCTGTACATCGATTTGCAGAAGGAGCAGTCGCTGGCGAAGCAGTTGGATGTGGAGTGGGGTCAACTGCAACTGGAGCAGAGTACCTGGGCGATGCATTCACGGATCGAATCGATTGCCCAGAAACAACTGAACATGCACGTGGCCGATAGTACCCGGACCCAGGTTGTGCCACTGACGGCACCAAGGGCGGTGGCGCCGCCCGCAACTGCGGCGCCCAAAACAGAGGAGGTGTCGGCAGCCCCGACACCAGCAGTCAATACGCAGTAACGAATTCATGTACACGGCCAATTCCAACCTCAATGCCCGTTTACCCGCATGGCGCAGCTACGTGCTCATGGCCGCGTTGGGTGCGGGCTTTGCTGCACTGGTAGGACGGGCGGTCTATTTACAGGGTTTCAACCGAACCTTTCTGCAGGAGCAGGGAGAGGCGCGCTATAGCCGCATGATGAAGTTGGACCCGGTGCGGGGCATGATCACCGACCGTAATGGCGAGCCGTTGGCCATCTCTACACCTGTCCAATCGATCTGGGCCAGTCCGTCGGATATGGAAACCCTGCCTAATGACGAGCAACTGGCCAAGTTGAGCAAGTTGATTGGCGTGAAGGCGGGCGATATCAAGAAAAAGCTGTCGGACAACCGCAAGAAGGACTTTGTCTATTTGCGTCGTCAGTTGCAGCCAGAGGTGGCCGAGAAAGTATTGGCATTGAGCATCCCCGGGGTGTTCAAGATGCGGGAATACCGCCGTTATTACCCGGCAGGAGAGGTGTTGGCGCACGTGATCGGTCAGACCGGTATCGACGATCAGGGGCAGGAAGGTATCGAACTGACCCGTAACGAAGTGCTGGCGGGTAAGGCAGGCAGTCGCCATGTATTGAAAGATCGTCGTGGGTACATTGTGGAGGACGTCAGCAGCATGGTGAAACCTGCTGATGGCCAGACACTGACTTTGTCGATCGACCGTAACCTCCAGTATCTGGCGTTTCGTGAGTTGAAAACGGCAGTCGACACCAATAAGGCGAAAGCTGGTGGCGTAGTGATTCTGGATGCCCACACAGGTGAAGTGCTGGCATTGGCCAATGTGCCAACCTACAACCCGAACAATCGTGGCGTGATCGACATGGCACGTAAGCGTAACCGGGTACTGACGGACCTGTATGAACCCGGCTCGACCATGAAACCGATTACTGCCGCTGCCGCGTTGGAGGCTGGAACATTCAAGCCCAGCACCGTGTTGAACGTGGCAGGTGGAATGACGTTTGGCAAGTACACCATTCACGATGCACACCCGCATGGTGCACTGACTGTGGAGCAGGTCATCCAGGTGTCGTCCAACATCGGTGCTGCCAAAATGGCCTTGTCGCTGGAGCGCGAGTACTACTACGACTACCTGCGGTCGCTGGGTTTCGGCCAGCCGCCACATACTGGTTTCCCCGGTGAAGCCGCAGGGCGTGTCCGGCCCTGGAAGACAATGAAGCCAGTTGAGCAGGCCACTATGTCCTATGGTCATGGCATCTCGGTCAGCCTGATCCAGATGGCGCGTTCGTACATGATTTTTGCGAACAATGGTGAGATCAAACCGATCAGCTTCCTCAAACAGGTGGCCCCCCCTCCTGGCAAACAGGTGATTTCGCCGGAAAACGCCGAGGCAGTCAAAAAGATGCTGGAGATGGTGACCCAGCCGGGTGGTACAGCCACCCGCGCCCAAGTGGTGGGCTATCGCGTGGGTGGCAAGACGGGTACCGCCAACAAGCTGGAGGGTGGTGGCTATTCAAAAAGCAAATATGTGGCGAGCTTTGTCGGCATCGCCCCAATTTCCAATCCACGTCTGATTGTCGCTGTGATGATCGATGAGCCAGGTGGTGGAACCTATTATGGTGGCACCGTGGCCGCACCGGTGTTCGCTCGGGTCACGACAGGCGCCTTGCGGGCACTGGGCGTGCCGAACGATGCGCCTGTGAACAATATCATCCTGCCGGATATCGATCCGCAGGAAGCAATAGAGGGGACGATGTGATGAACGTACGTCCATGGATGGAACAATTGGCCCAATTGGGCATTCCGATAAAACGGGTGGTGGCAGATAGCCGCCAAGTCAGACAGGGCGATGTATTTCTGGCGTGCATGGGTGAATACCGCGATGGCCGTGCATTCATCAGCAAAGCGATTGCGGCCGGTGCGGCAGGGGTACTGTGGGACGACGTCGATGGTTTTGCATGGCAAGCGGAATGGGATGTACCACACCAACCGGTGACCGGCTTGCGTTGGCGTGCTGGCGAGATTGCCAGCCATGTGAATGGCGACCCATCACAGTATATGGCCGTGATCGGTGTGACGGGTACCAACGGCAAGACATCGATCACGACCTGGCTCAGCCATGCGTTGACCAAGCTCGGCGTGCGTACGGCTGTCATTGGTACCGTGGGGAACGGTTTTCCGGATGCGCTGGAAAGCACCACTCACACTACGCCTGATGCCGTTACGTTACAAAGTCGCTTAAAGACATACCATCAGCAAGGTGCTGCAGCTATTGCGATGGAGGTGTCTTCGCATGGCCTGGATCAAGGCCGGGTCAATGGTGTGGCATTTGATGTGGCGGTGTTCACGAACCTGACTCGCGATCATCTGGACTACCACGGCGATATGGCCAGCTACGGCGAATCCAAAGCCAAGCTGTTCAAGTGGCCCGGGCTTAAAAGAGCTGTGATCAATCTGGACGATGCGTTTGGTGAGAAATTGATCGCGCAGGTACGTGAGCGGGGTATTCCTGTCTGGGCTTATGGTTTGCGTGCGGGCGAGTTGCATTGCCGCGAACTGAAGGTCGATGAAAACGGCATCCGTATGACTGTGGTGACACCCGTTGGCGAGGTGGTGATCACCAGCAAACTGTTGGGTTTGTTCAATGCCTCCAATCTGCTGGCGACACTGGGTGCGCTATTGGCACAAGGCGTAGCCCCAGCGGAAGCGGGTTTGGTCTTATCGAACATCGATGCTGCACCAGGTCGCATGCAGCGCCTGGGGGGCGGCGATAAGCCATTGGTGGTGGTGGACTATGCCCATACACCGGATGCGCTGGATAAAGCGCTGGCAACCCTTCGTGAGATTTTGCCGGCACATCGCAATCTGTATTGCGTGTTCGGGTGTGGCGGGGATCGTGACCCGGGCAAGCGGCCATTGATGGGTAGCGTGGTATGCCGCCAGGCTGATATACCGGTGGTGACTAGTGATAACCCGCGTACTGAGGACCCGGATGTCATCATCGAACACATCCGGGCTGGAATGAGTTGTGATTACCGCGTGGAAGTGGATCGGGCCATGGCCATCCGCTGGGCGGTGGCGAATGCAAAAGCCGGGGATATTGTATTGATCGCTGGCAAGGGACATGAGGATTATCAAGACGTGCAAGGTGTGAAAACTCCGTTCAGCGATGTCGAACAGGCTCGTGCAGCGCTGACCAGGCCCGCGGGAGATCATGCATGATCGACCCAATTATGATGTCGTTATCAGAAGCTGCAGCAGCACTGGGAGGCAGTACTACTGCCCCTGAAATCGGGTTTGCGCGCGTCACCACAGATAGTCGGGCGATTGAGCCTGGCGATCTGTTCATAGCGCTGGAAGGGGAGCGCTTCGATGCCCACGATTTCGTCAAAGGTGCATTGGCTGCAGGTGCGGCAGCGGCAGTCGTCAAAGCCTCTTGGGAGGGAGGAGACGACTTGCCGCTGATCCGCGTGGACGACACCCACCGCGCGCTTGGTCAGCTTGCTGCTTTTTGGCGCAGTAAATTCACGTTGCCGATGGCGGCTATCACAGGTTCCAACGGCAAGACTACGGTCAAGGAGATGCTGGCGAGTATCTGTGCCGCCGCCAGCAGTGAGCCGGAAGTACTGGCGACCCGTGGCAATTTGAACAACGATATCGGCGTACCGTTGACCCTACTGCGCTTGTGTTCCGAACACCGCTTTGCCGTGATCGAAATGGGTATGAACCACGTTGGCGAGATCTGCTATCTGACCAAGATGGGCAAGCCAGATGTCGCGCTGGTGAACAATGCGGCTGCTGCACACCTGGAAGGATTGGGTACTGTCGAAGGCGTCGCCCGGTCCAAAGGGGAGATTTTCGACGGGTTGGGGGAGCAGGGCGTGGCCATCATCAATGCCGACGATACCTATGCCCCGATCTGGCGGGAGCTGGCTGGTACGCACAAGCAGCTTGCCTTCGGTTTGCAGCAAGGCGACGTGCATGCAACTTTCAAATTGGCTGTGTTCGATAGCGAGCTGACATTGCATACCCCGGCAGGTGATATTTCGCTGAAGTTGGGTGTACCGGGCCTGCACAATATACGGAATGCGTTGGCTGCTGCCACTGCTGCATTGGCTATGGGAATTGGTCTGCCGGATGTCAAGCGTGGTCTGGAAAACTTCGCAGGTGTCACAGGCCGTTTACAGCACAAGCAAGGTCGTCATGGCGGGGTGGTGATTGATGACACCTATAACGCTAATCCAGCCTCTATGGCTGAAGCGATTGCGGTATTGGCCAATCAACCCGGTACTACCTGTTTCGTGATGGGGGATATGGGTGAGATGGGGCCGGATGCACCTGCCATGCATGCTGAAATCGGCGAGCTGGCACGGCAGAAGGGTATCAAACAGCTGTATTGCCTGGGCGATCTGACGACAGAAGCGGCCCGTGCCTATGGCGCTGGTGCCCGGCATTTCAGTCAGATCGAAGCGTTGCTGGTGGCGTTGAACGATGAATTGGCAGCCGGTACTGCCGTGCTGGTGAAAGGGTCTCGTTTCATGAAAATGGAACGGGTAGTGGATTTTTTGACCGCGCGGGCAGGGACTTAAAACGATGTTGTTGCTGTTGACACAATGGCTTGCGAATACCACGGATATCCGTGCCTTCAATGTATTCAACTATTTGACGTTGCGCGCTGTGTTGGCCATGACCACCGCGCTGGGTATTTCGTTGTGGATGGGGCCCGTGGTCATCCGCAAATTGACAGAAATGAAAGTGGGCCAAGCGGTACGTACCGATGGTCCGCAAACGCACTTGGTCAAGGCAGGTACGCCTACGATGGGTGGCACGTTGATTCTGCTTTCCATTGGTATCACCACTGTGCTGTGGGGTGATCTGAGCAATCGCTATGTATGGATCACGTTGATTGTCACCATGGCAACCGGTGTCATTGGCTTTGTCGATGACTATAAGAAGGTGGTCTACAAGGACCCGAAAGGGTTGTCGGCCAAAGCCAAGATGTTCTGGCAGTCGGTGATTGCATTGTCAGCAGGTGTGTTTCTGGCGGGCACCGCCAACTTGCCGTCGAATACCGAGTTCATTGTGCCGTTTTTCAAGCACATCGTGTATCCATTTGGGCCGGTGGGCTTCGTGGTATTGACCTATCTGGTGATTGTCGGCAGTTCCAATGCTGTCAACCTGACGGATGGCCTGGATGGTCTGGCGATCATGCCAACGGTGATGGTATCAGCAGGTTTGGCGATTTTTGCCTATGCCGCAGGCCATGCCGTGTTTGCCAAATACCTGGGTTTACCACATATCCCGGGCGCAGGTGAATTGACTGTGTTCTGTGCCGCCATTGGCGGAGCGGGCCTGGGTTTTTTGTGGTTCAACGCCTACCCGGCTGAAGTATTTATGGGCGATGTCGGTGCATTGGCACTGGGTGCGGCGCTTGGCGTAATTGCAGTGATCGTCCGTCAGGAGATCGTACTGTTCATCATGGGTGGGGTATTTGTGATGGAAGCGGTATCGGTGATGTTGCAGGTGGGGTCGTTCAAGTTGACCGGCAAGCGCATCTTCCGGATGGCGCCCTTGCATCACCACTATGAACTGAAGGGCTGGAAAGAGACACAAGTAGTGGTTCGGTTCTGGATCATCACCATTGTTCTGGTGCTGATTGGTTTGTCGACCTTGAAATTGCGGTAAAAGCGAAAAAGACATGGGCATGTACTCTGGCAAACAGATTGTGGTGTTGGGTATGGGCGAGACTGGTATGTCAGTCGCCCGCTGGCTCACGCTGCAAGGCGCAAAAGTACGCGTGGCCGACAGCCGTGATGTACCGCCCAATCTGGACAAATTGCGCAGCGATTTCCCGCTGTCGGAGATCCATACCGGTAAATTTGGCCCGCAAACCTTTGCAGGTTGTGATCTGGCTGTAGCCAGTCCAGGCGTGCCGTTGGCGACACCGGCGTTGCAGGCTGCCATGGCGACCGGGGTTGAGATTGTTGGCGATATCGAGTTGTTCGCTCGCGCGATCGACGGCTGGCCCAGTAAGGTGATTGCCATCACGGGTGCCAACGGCAAGACCACCGTGACAACACTGGTTGGAGAAATGTGCAAGGCAGCCGGTCTGCATACTATTGTGGCAGGCAATATTGGCTTGGCGGTACTGGATGCGTTGACTGACCTGGGAGACGAACGGCCAGATGTGTTCGTGCTGGAGCTATCCAGTTTTCAGTTGGAAAGCACTTCGACATTGAACCCGGCTGCATCGACTGTACTGAACGTCACCGAAGACCACATGGACCGCTATGCCGACATGAATGCCTATGCGGCAGCCAAGGCGCGAATCTTCGCGGGTAATGGCGTGCAGGTCATCAATCGTGAGGACGACTACAGCCTGCACATGGCATTGCCTGGCCGCAACGTGGTCAGCTTTGGGCTCGACAAGGCTCAGGGGGCGCAGGACTTCGGCCTGATCAAGCGACATGATGAGTTGTGGCTGGCACAGGGTGACGAGGCTCTGCTGAGCACCAACGATATGCAGTTGACGGGCCTGCACAATGCAGCCAATGCCTTGGCGTGCTTGGCACTGTGTCGTGGTATCGGTCTGCCGTGGGAGCCATTGCTGAGTGCGCTGCGTAGCTTCAAGGGCTTGCCGCATCGGGTAGAGTGGGTGGAATCGGTCAACGGTGTCGGTTACATCGATGATTCGAAAGGAACCAATGTTGGCGCCACGGTGGCTGCACTGAATGGCATGAGCCAAAAAGTGGTGCTGATTGCCGGTGGGGATGGTAAAGGCCAGGATTTTTCGCCCTTGCACGCTGCGGTTTCACATGCTTGCCGTGGGGTGGTGTTGATTGGGCGAGATGCTCGTCAGATCGAGTCAACACTAAACGGGCTGGCGCTGCCGATTCAGCATGCCAACACTATGGATGATGCCGTGCGACAAGCAACCGAGCTGGCCCGTGCTGGCGATGTGGTGTTGCTGTCACCTGCATGTGCCAGTCTGGATATGTACCGCAATTATGCACATAGAGCGGAAGTCTTCATTACGGCGGTGAAGGCATTACCAGGAGCGCGCGGATGAAGCTCTACACCGAATTCCGCAAGCAGAAAGCCGATGCCACCTACGACAGGTTCGTGTTCTGGGTGACTTTGGGCCTGCTCGCAATCGGTCTGGTGATGGTTTATTCCGCTTCGATTGCATTTGCAGAAGGTGACAAAGATACCGGCTTCCGGTCCACCTACTTTCTGATGCGCCACGGTATTTTCCTGGCAGTTTCGATAGGGGCAGGTTTGTTGGCATTTCAAGTGCCGATGCGAACTTGGCAGCAGTATGCGCCTTATCTGTTCCTGATCGGCTCGGCCTTGCTGATTCTGGTCCTGATCCCGGGGATTGGGCGTGAGATCAATGGCTCGCGTCGTTGGTTGGGGTTGTTTGTGATCAACCTGCAACCATCTGAGTTGATGAAATTTTTTGTCGTGCTGTATGCCGCTGATTACACGGTGCGTAAAGCCGCCTACATGCACAGCCTGGTCAAAGGGTTCTTCCCGATGTTGATGGTGATGTTGGTAACGGGAGGGCTGTTGCTGGCTGAGCCGGATTTCGGTGCTTTCGCCGTGATCACCGCCATTGCCATGGCTGCCCTGTTCCTGGGCGGTTTCAGTTGGCGCTTGTTTGCAGGGTTGGTGGTATTACTGGTGATTGGCTTTGTCGCCATCGTGGTGATTTCACCTTATCGCTACGCGCGGCTGGTGGGGTTCATGAATCCGTGGGCTGACCCATATGGCAAGGGTTATCAGTTGTCGCATTCATTGATTGCCTTTGGGCGAGGGGAATGGATGGGCGTGGGCCTGGGGGGGAGCGTGGAAAAACTGTTCTATCTGCCAGAGGCGCATACCGACTTTCTGCTGGCGGTGATTGCTGAAGAGCTGGGTTTTGCCGGTGTATTTATCGTATTGATCCTGTTCTGTGCGCTGGTACTACGTTGTTTCCAGATTGGGTTGCAAGCCAGCCGGCTGGATCGAGATTTTTCTGCCTTGGTGGCGCAACTGGTCGGTGTTTGGCTGGGTACCCAAGCGTTCATCAACATGGGCGTGAACATGGGCCTGTTGCCAACCAAGGGCTTGACCTTGCCGCTGCTGAGCTTTGGTGGCTCGGGCATCATGGCGAACTTGGTGGCACTGTCGGTCTTGCTGCGCATTGATTGGGAAAACCGCCAGCTCATGCGGGGGTATTCGGTATGAGTGGGCGTACGATTCTGATCATGGCTGGCGGAACCGGCGGCCATGTATTTCCGGCATTGGCTTTGGCCGATGCAATGAGGCAGCGCGGCTGGCAAGTGGTGTGGTTGGGTGGTGCCGAGGGTATGGAAAACAAGCTGGTGCCACAGCATGGCTACCCGATCGAGACGCTGAAGATTGCCGGGTTGCGTGGTAAAGGTCTGGTAAGGCTGGCCGTGATGCCATTGATGTTGTTGCGAGCATTTGCGCAGAGCATCGGTGTCATCCGAAAACATCGCCCAGCCGTTGTTGCTGGATTTGGCGGCTATCCAGCCTTTCCGGGTGGGATGATGGCCGCGTTGCTGGGCAAGCCGCTGCTGGTGCATGAGCAGAACTCGGTGGCCGGCTTGACCAACAAGGTGTTGTCGGCCGTGGCCGATGCAGTGTTAACGGCGTTTCCAGCTGCGTTCAAGCAGGGCGGCAAAGTCCGAATGGTGGGTAACCCGGTCCGCAATGCCATCGCGCAGATGCCGACCCCTACAGAACGTTTTGCTGGTCGTACCGGTCCCTTACGGATTCTGGTGGTAGGCGGTAGTTTGGGTGCGCAAGCGTTGAACCAGCATGTACCAGCCGCTTTGGCCTTGTTGCCAGAGTCGGAACGGCCACTGGTGACGCATCAAGCAGGGGCGAAGCACATTGATGATTTGCGTACTGCTTATGCCAAAGCGGGTGTGTCGGGTAATACCGTGCCGTTTATCGACGACATGGCGGCCGCCTATGCCGAGGCTGATTTGGTCATTTGCCGAGCCGGGGCGTTAACAGTGGCAGAGCTGGCAGCAGCCGGTGTGGCCAGCATTCTGGTGCCATTCCCGCATGCGGTGGATGACCACCAGACTGGCAATGCCAGGTATTTGGCAGATAACGGTGCAGCAGTGTTGATGCCGCAGAACGAGTTGGACGCGCAGCGGTTGGCTGCGCTGATGAAAACATTGAATCGAGACAAACTGGGCGCCATGGCGGAAGCGGCGCGCCGGCTCGCCAAACCGGATGCCACCGAAGAGGTGGCCGCCGTGTGCCTGAGCTTGGCGGGGGAGAAAGCGTGAAACACAAGGTCAAACATATTCATTTCGTGGGCATTGGTGGTGTCGGCATGAGCGGCATCGCAGAGGTCTTGCTCAACCTCGGCTTCAAGATCAGCGGCACTGACTTGGGCGACAGCCCTACTACGCGCCGCTTGCAAGCCGC
The nucleotide sequence above comes from Chitinivorax sp. B. Encoded proteins:
- the mraY gene encoding phospho-N-acetylmuramoyl-pentapeptide-transferase, producing MLLLLTQWLANTTDIRAFNVFNYLTLRAVLAMTTALGISLWMGPVVIRKLTEMKVGQAVRTDGPQTHLVKAGTPTMGGTLILLSIGITTVLWGDLSNRYVWITLIVTMATGVIGFVDDYKKVVYKDPKGLSAKAKMFWQSVIALSAGVFLAGTANLPSNTEFIVPFFKHIVYPFGPVGFVVLTYLVIVGSSNAVNLTDGLDGLAIMPTVMVSAGLAIFAYAAGHAVFAKYLGLPHIPGAGELTVFCAAIGGAGLGFLWFNAYPAEVFMGDVGALALGAALGVIAVIVRQEIVLFIMGGVFVMEAVSVMLQVGSFKLTGKRIFRMAPLHHHYELKGWKETQVVVRFWIITIVLVLIGLSTLKLR
- a CDS encoding LPP20 family lipoprotein; this translates as MPTFLKPLIMLIALTTLAGCGSFRLGSSTRIEDKPLRFSATGYGTMSAFEGYTAGQKRLLAMRAAKLDAYRTLAEQIYGVRIKGNTTVAALIAQNDSFRIYLDGFLRGARIVSVTPMAEGSYETEVEVELPSDFWRIPVTTPVAGQNLPVSALRPTAQSTVTKASVPAIGTPITTIQLTANQPAYNRNFYFAD
- a CDS encoding UDP-N-acetylmuramoyl-L-alanyl-D-glutamate--2,6-diaminopimelate ligase codes for the protein MNVRPWMEQLAQLGIPIKRVVADSRQVRQGDVFLACMGEYRDGRAFISKAIAAGAAGVLWDDVDGFAWQAEWDVPHQPVTGLRWRAGEIASHVNGDPSQYMAVIGVTGTNGKTSITTWLSHALTKLGVRTAVIGTVGNGFPDALESTTHTTPDAVTLQSRLKTYHQQGAAAIAMEVSSHGLDQGRVNGVAFDVAVFTNLTRDHLDYHGDMASYGESKAKLFKWPGLKRAVINLDDAFGEKLIAQVRERGIPVWAYGLRAGELHCRELKVDENGIRMTVVTPVGEVVITSKLLGLFNASNLLATLGALLAQGVAPAEAGLVLSNIDAAPGRMQRLGGGDKPLVVVDYAHTPDALDKALATLREILPAHRNLYCVFGCGGDRDPGKRPLMGSVVCRQADIPVVTSDNPRTEDPDVIIEHIRAGMSCDYRVEVDRAMAIRWAVANAKAGDIVLIAGKGHEDYQDVQGVKTPFSDVEQARAALTRPAGDHA
- the ftsL gene encoding cell division protein FtsL, with the translated sequence MTRLNLLLLAVLIACALSVVTSQHKARKLYIDLQKEQSLAKQLDVEWGQLQLEQSTWAMHSRIESIAQKQLNMHVADSTRTQVVPLTAPRAVAPPATAAPKTEEVSAAPTPAVNTQ
- a CDS encoding penicillin-binding protein 2, which codes for MYTANSNLNARLPAWRSYVLMAALGAGFAALVGRAVYLQGFNRTFLQEQGEARYSRMMKLDPVRGMITDRNGEPLAISTPVQSIWASPSDMETLPNDEQLAKLSKLIGVKAGDIKKKLSDNRKKDFVYLRRQLQPEVAEKVLALSIPGVFKMREYRRYYPAGEVLAHVIGQTGIDDQGQEGIELTRNEVLAGKAGSRHVLKDRRGYIVEDVSSMVKPADGQTLTLSIDRNLQYLAFRELKTAVDTNKAKAGGVVILDAHTGEVLALANVPTYNPNNRGVIDMARKRNRVLTDLYEPGSTMKPITAAAALEAGTFKPSTVLNVAGGMTFGKYTIHDAHPHGALTVEQVIQVSSNIGAAKMALSLEREYYYDYLRSLGFGQPPHTGFPGEAAGRVRPWKTMKPVEQATMSYGHGISVSLIQMARSYMIFANNGEIKPISFLKQVAPPPGKQVISPENAEAVKKMLEMVTQPGGTATRAQVVGYRVGGKTGTANKLEGGGYSKSKYVASFVGIAPISNPRLIVAVMIDEPGGGTYYGGTVAAPVFARVTTGALRALGVPNDAPVNNIILPDIDPQEAIEGTM
- the murF gene encoding UDP-N-acetylmuramoyl-tripeptide--D-alanyl-D-alanine ligase, translated to MIDPIMMSLSEAAAALGGSTTAPEIGFARVTTDSRAIEPGDLFIALEGERFDAHDFVKGALAAGAAAAVVKASWEGGDDLPLIRVDDTHRALGQLAAFWRSKFTLPMAAITGSNGKTTVKEMLASICAAASSEPEVLATRGNLNNDIGVPLTLLRLCSEHRFAVIEMGMNHVGEICYLTKMGKPDVALVNNAAAAHLEGLGTVEGVARSKGEIFDGLGEQGVAIINADDTYAPIWRELAGTHKQLAFGLQQGDVHATFKLAVFDSELTLHTPAGDISLKLGVPGLHNIRNALAAATAALAMGIGLPDVKRGLENFAGVTGRLQHKQGRHGGVVIDDTYNANPASMAEAIAVLANQPGTTCFVMGDMGEMGPDAPAMHAEIGELARQKGIKQLYCLGDLTTEAARAYGAGARHFSQIEALLVALNDELAAGTAVLVKGSRFMKMERVVDFLTARAGT
- the rsmH gene encoding 16S rRNA (cytosine(1402)-N(4))-methyltransferase RsmH; translated protein: MTDANGFVHRTVLLQEAVDALAIKPDGIYVDGTFGRGGHSRLILSRLGPNGRLISFDKDLQAIAEAHTIDDTRFTIVHNGFTHLERELAQLGIEVVDGVLLDLGISSPQVDDGSRGFSFRFDAPLDMRMDTTRGVTAAEWLATAPEQEIYRVIKEYGEERFAKQIARKIVAVRTERAITTTRQLAEVVASCVRSREPGQDPSTRSFQAIRIHVNQELEELSLVLPQAMRLLRAGGRMSVISFHSLEDRIVKRFMKDAANEDDMPSRLPIRAADLKKPPMHIIGKPIRPSEDEVKANSRARSAILRVAERTESPL
- the mraZ gene encoding division/cell wall cluster transcriptional repressor MraZ, which produces MFSGVSTLSLDDKGRLSVPARHRDALMSMCAGRLVLTLSPDGCLLVYPEANWLPVRDQMMQLTGSRVAIARMVLGFAEEVEMDKAGRVSVSRTLRDKARLDKDVSLVGMGKKFELWDAAKFDELTQATMDIPADELAVQMEGISL